TGGCTGAAACTCAAAGGCCTCTTGGTATAAAAATCGTGCAGAAATCGTGTCCCTGCCGGTTAGTTGGTTAATTAATGCCTCTGCAAATCTTTGCCCCTCGGCAACCTCTACCGATTGAACGAATCTTTTACCTGTGAGCCGCGCAATGTCGTTGCGTGGTGAGCCGTTGGCGTGGTCACGTTGCAAAAAACTCTCAAAGTCGGCGGTCGCGGCGTAATCTCCCAACACAGCTGCAATAGCTGATAAGAACGTTGTCTTACCCGTGGCAGGCGGCCCATAGGCAAAAAATAACTTCTCCATGCTGGTGTCGCCGGTAAGGCTGTACCCCGCAGCTTTTTGAACGTAGCGTCGGCTTTCCGGGTCAGGTAGAATTCGCTCAACAAAACCATCCCATAGAGAGGATTGCGCGTCTGGCTCATATGCCACCGGGCATAATTTTGTTATAAAGTCCGTGGCCCGATGTGGCTGCAGCTCGAACGTCTTGAGATTGAATGTCCCGTTTTCGCAGTTTAGCAACCAAGGGTCGCGGTCTAGCTCGGTCAGTGAAATAGGGACTTCCGGTTCGCTGCGTGCTAGGCTTACCATCGCTATTAACTTACTTTCGTTTTCAGACCGTGCTGCGTGCTGTGCCACTGCTTTACGTAAGTCTACATCTTGAATCGCTGCCGCCTCGGCGTATATCCCCTTGACTGCCCGGCGGGCTACTCTTAGCGATTCTCCACTCTTGTCAATTTCCCAGCGCTTTCCCGTCCAGTGAATCCATTTTTGCTGCTCCACTAGGAAACGTAGATTTCCGGCGGCTTGTCTTACGAATCGCCGCGCATTACCCATGTCGGTTAAATTCTGGACCGGTCGTGCTTCTGTCGGTTCCTGGCCGCTGCTGGTTGGCTTCCAGTCCGGGCACTCCGCAACCAGCTGCAGGAGCTTTTCCTTTGTCCCGCCCGCTTGAAGCCAGTTTGAAACGTCTCCTTTCTGCGGTAGACCCGGCAACTCTAAAATTTTGATTAATTTTGCTTTACTGGCTAAGCTTTGCGCTACTTGCTCCGCGTGTTTTTTGCCCGGTTCATCGTTGTCTGGCAAAATTGTTACGTTTGCATTTTTTAAGTAGTCGCTGTGATAATCAAGCCATTTGCCCGCTCCTCCCGCGTTAGTTGTTGCTGCCAGGCCCAGTTTCGCTAGGTTCAGAACATCCTTTTCGCCTTCGCAAACATAAATCGTTTCTCCGGCTTTAACGGCCTGGGTCAGTTCTGGCAAGCGATACAACACCCGCTGCACGCCGTTGAGGTTCCAGATCCAGCCCCCCGCCCCGTCAGGCCGTCGCTGCCGAAATTGTTTACCACTCATCCGGACAACCTGGAAAACCAACTTGCCGCTTTCGTCTTTATAGTCATACGTTGCCAAAATCTCGCTGCTGCTTTGCCGTTTTTGTTCAGCAAACAGATCT
This genomic interval from Syntrophomonadaceae bacterium contains the following:
- a CDS encoding toprim domain-containing protein, coding for MQKPTNKGAEKMINKKISAAPEATLTTNPITAISIPNFGASVNDILSRLRGVRRSGGGWLALCPAHNDKRASLSVKQTHDQKILLYCHASCRTEDICAAIGLTMKDLFAEQKRQSSSEILATYDYKDESGKLVFQVVRMSGKQFRQRRPDGAGGWIWNLNGVQRVLYRLPELTQAVKAGETIYVCEGEKDVLNLAKLGLAATTNAGGAGKWLDYHSDYLKNANVTILPDNDEPGKKHAEQVAQSLASKAKLIKILELPGLPQKGDVSNWLQAGGTKEKLLQLVAECPDWKPTSSGQEPTEARPVQNLTDMGNARRFVRQAAGNLRFLVEQQKWIHWTGKRWEIDKSGESLRVARRAVKGIYAEAAAIQDVDLRKAVAQHAARSENESKLIAMVSLARSEPEVPISLTELDRDPWLLNCENGTFNLKTFELQPHRATDFITKLCPVAYEPDAQSSLWDGFVERILPDPESRRYVQKAAGYSLTGDTSMEKLFFAYGPPATGKTTFLSAIAAVLGDYAATADFESFLQRDHANGSPRNDIARLTGKRFVQSVEVAEGQRFAEALINQLTGRDTISARFLYQEAFEFQPAFKIWLAANNRPRISGPEGAIWRRLVQIPFLIEIPENERDPELKARLCGTERSAVLTWLTKGCQLWQTEGLREPAAVKNLTREYREESNELRDFIDDKCILSPTAQIRGAELWAAYLDWCKAVGERHPLGRKRFSQVLFARGLDQHKASDRIWIGISLA